A single genomic interval of Meleagris gallopavo isolate NT-WF06-2002-E0010 breed Aviagen turkey brand Nicholas breeding stock chromosome 6, Turkey_5.1, whole genome shotgun sequence harbors:
- the FKBP14 gene encoding peptidyl-prolyl cis-trans isomerase FKBP14: MAALRAALLGVLLGCAAAALIPAADVKVEVLQKPFLCHRRTKWGDMMLVHYEGFLQSDGSMFHSTHKHNNGQPMWFTLGIREAIKGWDKGLKDMCVGEKRKLTIPPALAYGKEGKGKIPPESTLIFNIDLLEIRNGPRSHESFQEMDLNDDWKLSKQEVKIYLKKEFEKHGAVVNDTQHDALVEDIFDKEDEDSDGFISAREFTYKHDEL; this comes from the exons ATGGCGGCGCTGCGGGCCGCCCTGCTGGGCGTCCTGCTGGGTTGCGCGGCCGCGGCCCTCATCCCCGCGGCCGACGTGAAGGTGGAGGTGCTGCAGAAGCCGTTCCTGTGCCACCGGAGGACCAAGTGGGGGGACATGATGCTGGTGCACTACGAGGGCTTCCTGCAGAGCGACGGCTCCATGTTCCACTCCAC TCACAAACATAACAATGGGCAACCTATGTGGTTTACACTTGGCATAAGAGAAGCCATCAAAGGCTGGGACAAAGGTTTGAAGGACATGTGTGTGGGAGAGAAGCGGAAGCTAACTATTCCACCAGCCCTTGCTTatggaaaggaagggaaag GAAAAATTCCACCTGAGAGCACACTGATCTTCAATATTGACCTTCTAGAAATTAGGAATGGACCCAGGTCTCATGAGTCGTTTCAAGAGATGGATCTTAATGATGACTGGAAGCTGTCCAAGCAAGAG GTGAAAATTTACCTGAAGAAAGAATTTGAGAAGCATGGAGCAGTGGTAAATGACACCCAGCATGATGCTTTGGTTGAAGACATATTTGATAAAGAAGATGAAGACAGTGATGGGTTTATATCTGCAAGGGAATTCACATACAAGCATGATGAGCTGTAG